One genomic segment of Strix aluco isolate bStrAlu1 chromosome 7, bStrAlu1.hap1, whole genome shotgun sequence includes these proteins:
- the LOC141925739 gene encoding testican-2-like isoform X2, translating to MRGCGGRRALLALLALLLPAAAAGPAAGPATGPGPAAAGESPGNFMEDEQWLSSISQYGGRIKHWNRFRDDDYIKSWEDNQPGDEALDTTKDPCQKVKCSRHKVCVAQGYQRAMCISRKKLEHRIKPLGTKGHGGCKPCHAAPLAAVCGSDGHTYSSACKLEQQACLASKQLTVRCEGQCPCPTPHGPTGDSKQEPCTGQDLADLGDRLRDWFQLLRENAKQNGSGGLPASPATALERSVVASCKEAVGWMFARLDTSGDLFLEAAELAAINLDKYEVCIRAFFNSCDTSKDGRVSAPEWCFCFWREKPPCLRELEKIQIQEAAKKKPGTFIPSCDEDGYYRRAQCEPGGGECWCVDQHGAELTGTRGRGRPDCEEAAGFSGDFGSSVGWEDEEEKEPEEAGEEGEEEEGEAGEGDDGGYIW from the exons AtgcggggctgcggcgggcgcCGCGCCCTCCTGgccctcctggccctgctcctccccgccgccgccgccggccccgccgccggccccgccaccggccccgggcccgccgcggcgggggagAGCCCCGGCAATTTCATGGAGGACGAGCAATGGCTCTCCTCCATCTCCCAGTACGGCGGCAGGATCAAGCACTGGAACCGCTTCCGAGAC GATGACTACATCAAGAGCTGGGAGGACAACCAGCCCGGAGATGAAG CCCTGGACACCACCAAGGACCCCTGCCAGAAGGTGAAGTGCAGCCGGCACAAGGTGTGTGTGGCGCAGGGCTACCAGCGCGCCATGTGCATTAGCCGCAAGAAGCTGGAGCACAG GATCAAGCCGCTGGGCACCAAGGGGCATGGGGGCTGCAAGCCCTGCCACGCCGCCCCGCTCGCCGCCGTCTGCGGCTCCGATGGCCACACCTACAGCTCGGCG TGCAAGCTGGAGCAGCAGGCGTGCCTGGCCAGCAAGCAGCTGACGGTGCGGTGCGAGGGGCAGTGCCCCTGCCCGACCCCGCACGGCCCCACTGGTGACAGCAAGCAAG AGCCATGCACCGGGCAGGACCTGGCCGACCTGGGCGACCGCCTGCGCGACTGGTTCCAGCTCCTGCGGGAGAATGCCAAGCAGAACGGCTCCGGTGggctccccgccagccccgccaCCG cactggAGAGGAGCGTGGTGGCCAGCTGCAAGGAGGCGGTGGGGTGGATGTTCGCCCGGCTGGACACGAGCGGGGATCTCTTCCTGGAGGCGGCCGAGCTGGCCGCCATCAACCTGGACAAGTACGAGGTGTGCATCCGCGCCTTCTTCAACTCCTGCGACACCTCCAAGGATGGCCGCGTCTCCGCTCCTGAGTGGTGCTTCTGCTTCTGGAGGGAAA AGCCGCCCTGCCTCAGGGAGCTGGAGAAGATTCAGATCCAAGAAGCAGCCAAAAAAAAGCCGG GCACCTTCATCCCCAGCTGCGACGAGGACGGGTACTACCGGCGGGCACAGTGTGAGCCGGGCGGCGGGGAGTGCTGGTGTGTGGACCAGCACGGCGCTGAGCTGACGGGCACCCGTGGCCGCGGCCGCCCCGACTGCG AGGAGGCGGCGGGGTTTTCAGGCGACTTCGGGAGCAGCGTGGGCtgggaggacgaggaggagaagGAGCCGGAGGAGGCAGGCGAGGAaggcgaggaagaggagggtgaagCGGGCGAGGGCGACGACGGCGGCTACATCTGGTAG
- the TYSND1 gene encoding peroxisomal leader peptide-processing protease isoform X1 — MAEERACCVVSVCGPPDSPEPAAGPWSCSGVVLSRGPGLVLCRGAVFTPFLRAGPAAWAQPRALPLDALQPRLSILVLQPPATSLDVPAPPQSPTGNSLRRHEARLLALVPCGTFQQALALAFGPAEQWRFGGEAAGVDPRALHWFAWLRVPGLDTPGGGWTGRASAGRLRKGEGLLACGSPFGALCPDLFLNTLSRGVVSNLAGEENALVLTDARCLPGTEGGGAFLPSPSGPLLVAVIAASFCWKGAEWVGLTLLCSLDAILGSSAGVLGDAGVVVPPVPLVQGVTVQAGAGQDPLGWVALVECGAAWGSGVLLAPRLLLTCRHVVEARAPLHVTLTPSPGRAATVLGGRVVFATEESSPFDVAVVELEESVPGFIPPRPADTFLPGEEVSVVGFGALGRACGPSVTAGVLSAVVAVAGHAIMLQTTCAVHGGSSGGPLVSSHSGHLLGITLLPARDRGQQHPGHRRRGHLPPPQLLHPHHCPAAPCCVLPPHWRPRCLCRPQPGGRRGAGSMAAPARTPQQALSPPPGGSWARNRAAMSPLWPQRCWGRAPGPCGADGGDGVGSITVPLPACWCPQTRGVCGLFCFLPGAINAVS, encoded by the exons atgGCAGAGGAGCGGGCCTGCTGCGTGGTCAGCGTCTGCGGCCCGCCCGACAGCCCCGAGCCGGCCGCCGGCCCCTGGAGCTGCAGCGGGGTGGTGCTGAGCCGCGGCCCCGGCCTGGTGCTGTGCCGAGGCGCCGTCTTCACCCCGTTCCtgcgggccggccccgccgcctggGCGCAGCCCCGTGCTCTGCCGCTCGATGCCCTCCAGCCCCGCCTCAGCATCCTCGTCCTTCAGCCCCCGGCCACCAGCCTCGACGTCCCGGCACCGCCGCAGAGCCCGACCGGCAACAGCCTGCGGCGGCACGAGGCCCGGCTCCTGGCCCTGGTGCCCTGCGGAACCTTCCAGCAGGCGCTGGCGCTGGCCTTCGGCCCGGCGGAGCAGTGGCGGTttggcggggaggcggcgggggtcGACCCGCGGGCCCTGCACTGGTTCGCCTGGCTGCGGGTGCCCGGCCTTGACACCCCCGGGGGCGGCTGGACGGGCCGGGCGAGCGCCGGCCGCCTGCGGAAGGGCGAGGGGCTGCTGGCCTGCGGCTCCCCCTTTGGCGCTCTCTGCCCTGACCTCTTCCTCAACACCCTGAGCAGGGGGGTGGTGAGCAACCTGGCCGGGGAGGAGAACGCCCTCGTCCTCACCGATGCGCGCTGCCTGCCCGGCACCGAGGGCGGCGGCGCCTTCCTGCCCTCGCCCTCTGGGCCGCTCTTGGTGGCCGTCATCGCTGCCTCCTTCTGCTGGAAGGGCGCCGAGTGGGTCGGGctcaccctgctctgctccctcgACGCCATCCTGGGCAGCAGTGCCGGCGTCCTGGGCGATGCCGGGGTGGTGGTGCCGCCGGTGCCGCTGGTGCAGGGGGTCacggtgcaggcaggagctgggcaggacCCCCTGGGCTGGGTGGCGCTGGTGGAGTGCGGGGCGGCGTGGGGCTCGGGGGTGCTGCTGGCCCCCCGCCTGCTCCTCACCTGCCGGCACGTGGTGGAGGCGAGGGCCCCGCTCCATGTGACGCTGACGCCCAGCCCCGGCCG GGCTGCCACCGTCCTTGGGGGACGTGTGGTGTTTGCCACCGAGGAGTCGTCCCCCTTCGACGTGGCGGTGGTGGAGCTGGAGGAGAGCGTGCCGGGCTTCATCCCCCCACGCCCTGCAGACACCTTCCTCCCAG gagagGAGGTGAGCGTGGTGGGCTTCGGGGCGCTGGGGCGGGCGTGCGGCCCCTCGGTGACAGCAGGAGTCCTCTCGGCCGTGGTGGCAGTGGCCGGACACGCCATCATGCTGCAGACCACCTGTGCCGTCCACGGGGGCTCCAGCGGTGGCCCCCTCGTCTCCTCCCACAGCGGACACCTCCTGG GCATCACTCTTCTCCCTGCCAGGGATCGTGGCCAGCAACACCCGGGACACCGACGCAGGGGCCACCTACCCCCACCTCAACTTCTGCATCCCCATCACTGTCCTGCAGCCCCCTGTTGCGTGCTACCGCCACACTGGCGACCCCGCTGCCTTTGCCGCCCTCAACCGGGCGGGCGAAGGGGTGCGGGCAGCATGGCGGCTCCAGCCAGGACCCCCCAGCAAGCTCTGAGCCCACCCCCGGGGGGGTCTTGGGCCAGGAACAGAGCTGCCATGTCCCCTCTTTGGCCCCAGAGGTGTTGGGGCCGAGCGCCTGGACCTTGCGGGGCTGACGGTGGAGACGGGGTGGGGAGCATCACGGTGCCTTTGCCAGCCTGCTGGTGCCCCCAAACTCGGGGGGTTTgcggtttattttgttttctccctggAGCCATAAATGCTGTGAGTTGA
- the TYSND1 gene encoding peroxisomal leader peptide-processing protease isoform X2, whose product MAEERACCVVSVCGPPDSPEPAAGPWSCSGVVLSRGPGLVLCRGAVFTPFLRAGPAAWAQPRALPLDALQPRLSILVLQPPATSLDVPAPPQSPTGNSLRRHEARLLALVPCGTFQQALALAFGPAEQWRFGGEAAGVDPRALHWFAWLRVPGLDTPGGGWTGRASAGRLRKGEGLLACGSPFGALCPDLFLNTLSRGVVSNLAGEENALVLTDARCLPGTEGGGAFLPSPSGPLLVAVIAASFCWKGAEWVGLTLLCSLDAILGSSAGVLGDAGVVVPPVPLVQGVTVQAGAGQDPLGWVALVECGAAWGSGVLLAPRLLLTCRHVVEARAPLHVTLTPSPGRAATVLGGRVVFATEESSPFDVAVVELEESVPGFIPPRPADTFLPGEEVSVVGFGALGRACGPSVTAGVLSAVVAVAGHAIMLQTTCAVHGGSSGGPLVSSHSGHLLGIVASNTRDTDAGATYPHLNFCIPITVLQPPVACYRHTGDPAAFAALNRAGEGVRAAWRLQPGPPSKL is encoded by the exons atgGCAGAGGAGCGGGCCTGCTGCGTGGTCAGCGTCTGCGGCCCGCCCGACAGCCCCGAGCCGGCCGCCGGCCCCTGGAGCTGCAGCGGGGTGGTGCTGAGCCGCGGCCCCGGCCTGGTGCTGTGCCGAGGCGCCGTCTTCACCCCGTTCCtgcgggccggccccgccgcctggGCGCAGCCCCGTGCTCTGCCGCTCGATGCCCTCCAGCCCCGCCTCAGCATCCTCGTCCTTCAGCCCCCGGCCACCAGCCTCGACGTCCCGGCACCGCCGCAGAGCCCGACCGGCAACAGCCTGCGGCGGCACGAGGCCCGGCTCCTGGCCCTGGTGCCCTGCGGAACCTTCCAGCAGGCGCTGGCGCTGGCCTTCGGCCCGGCGGAGCAGTGGCGGTttggcggggaggcggcgggggtcGACCCGCGGGCCCTGCACTGGTTCGCCTGGCTGCGGGTGCCCGGCCTTGACACCCCCGGGGGCGGCTGGACGGGCCGGGCGAGCGCCGGCCGCCTGCGGAAGGGCGAGGGGCTGCTGGCCTGCGGCTCCCCCTTTGGCGCTCTCTGCCCTGACCTCTTCCTCAACACCCTGAGCAGGGGGGTGGTGAGCAACCTGGCCGGGGAGGAGAACGCCCTCGTCCTCACCGATGCGCGCTGCCTGCCCGGCACCGAGGGCGGCGGCGCCTTCCTGCCCTCGCCCTCTGGGCCGCTCTTGGTGGCCGTCATCGCTGCCTCCTTCTGCTGGAAGGGCGCCGAGTGGGTCGGGctcaccctgctctgctccctcgACGCCATCCTGGGCAGCAGTGCCGGCGTCCTGGGCGATGCCGGGGTGGTGGTGCCGCCGGTGCCGCTGGTGCAGGGGGTCacggtgcaggcaggagctgggcaggacCCCCTGGGCTGGGTGGCGCTGGTGGAGTGCGGGGCGGCGTGGGGCTCGGGGGTGCTGCTGGCCCCCCGCCTGCTCCTCACCTGCCGGCACGTGGTGGAGGCGAGGGCCCCGCTCCATGTGACGCTGACGCCCAGCCCCGGCCG GGCTGCCACCGTCCTTGGGGGACGTGTGGTGTTTGCCACCGAGGAGTCGTCCCCCTTCGACGTGGCGGTGGTGGAGCTGGAGGAGAGCGTGCCGGGCTTCATCCCCCCACGCCCTGCAGACACCTTCCTCCCAG gagagGAGGTGAGCGTGGTGGGCTTCGGGGCGCTGGGGCGGGCGTGCGGCCCCTCGGTGACAGCAGGAGTCCTCTCGGCCGTGGTGGCAGTGGCCGGACACGCCATCATGCTGCAGACCACCTGTGCCGTCCACGGGGGCTCCAGCGGTGGCCCCCTCGTCTCCTCCCACAGCGGACACCTCCTGG GGATCGTGGCCAGCAACACCCGGGACACCGACGCAGGGGCCACCTACCCCCACCTCAACTTCTGCATCCCCATCACTGTCCTGCAGCCCCCTGTTGCGTGCTACCGCCACACTGGCGACCCCGCTGCCTTTGCCGCCCTCAACCGGGCGGGCGAAGGGGTGCGGGCAGCATGGCGGCTCCAGCCAGGACCCCCCAGCAAGCTCTGA